One genomic segment of Anas platyrhynchos isolate ZD024472 breed Pekin duck chromosome 32, IASCAAS_PekinDuck_T2T, whole genome shotgun sequence includes these proteins:
- the LOC140000401 gene encoding ATPase family AAA domain-containing protein 2-like isoform X1 encodes MRKLNVKFSLKRKQNPSHETGCKDYSSTSSECFNGHRLRSMRKSMLRCSVSSFEESMAILRGTVNRRRFSRQSRKPKLEQKKEYNTVTRTLRSRAGAKTVRRVHGENRDLELRRSCRVRRSRYSTTNSSVLFDKLITNTAEVVLQKMDEMEQMRRCQRCWEDVEENLDIFTCVKSDFERTGPGSPDEVVQTSRGSENKENDGEDVPRRYNLRWRKPVDRYQAPMEIRQRDRERTNSGQPCSVRQKESLENAGSQKYRRRARRRHADDISDSTPSCSSPLLSTCDTEESGESSEDSESTSPRRTFRVKLQKQDLKRVQRDQKKVGGSQGDAMQIDSAIGFENVGGLSEHIAALKEMVIFPLLYPEVFQRFNIQSPRGCLFYGPPGTGKTLVARALANEYSRSDRKIPFFMRSALDCMRKYVGESERQLRVLFEQVRLKCTVCSVRVETIIFCGQRF; translated from the exons ATGAGGAAGTTAAATGTAAAGTTTTCACTGAAGCGAAAGCAGAATCCTTCTCATGAAACAGGTTGTAAg GATTATTCTTCTACCAGTAGTGAATGTTTCAACGGACACCGCTTAAGATCAATGAGAAAAAGCATGCTGCGGTGTTCGGTCTCCAGCTTTGAAGAAAGTATGGCGATACTGAGGGGAACTGTCAACAGAAGACGCTTTTCAAG GCAGTCGAGAAAGccgaaattggaacaaaaaaaagaatacaacaCAG TCACCAGAACATTGAGGAGTAGAGCTGGTGCAAAAACTGTGAGACGAGTCCATGGAGAAAACAGGGACTTGGAGCTGCGCCGCAGCTGTAGAGTCCGACGCAGTCGGTACTCTACTACTAACTCGTCCGTTCTATTTGACAAACTTATAACAAA TACTGCGGAAGTTGTGCTacaaaaaatggatgaaatggaGCAGATGCGTAGATGCCAAAGATGTTGGGAAGATGTTGAG GAGAACCTTGATATCTTCACCTGTGTGAAGTCAGACTTTGAAAGAACTGGACCTGGCAGTCCAGATGAGGTTG TACAAACATCAAGAGGaagtgagaacaaagaaaatgacgGTGAAGATGTTCCAAGGCGTTACAACCTTCGATGGAGGAAACCTGTTGACCGCTACCAAGCTCCTATGGAAA taagACAAAGAGATCGAGAGAGGACTAACTCGGGCCAGCCCTGTTCTGTCAGACAGAAAGAGTCACTTGAAAATGCTGGGTCACAAAAATATAGAAGACGTGCCAG ACGGAGACATGCAGATGACATCAGTGATTCTACACCCTCTTGCTCATCTCCCTTGCTTAGCACATGTGATACGGAGGAGAGTGGTGAGAGCAGTGAGGACAGCGAGAGCACATCTCCAAGAAG GACTTTTCGagtgaaacttcagaaacaggacctaaAGAGAGTTCAGAGGGATCAAAAGAAAGTTGGAGGAAGTCAGGGAGATGCAATGCAAATAGATAGTGCG ATTGGATTTGAGAACGTGGGTGGTCTTTCCGAACACATCGCAGCTTTGAAAGAGATggtgatttttcccctcctgtatcCAGAAGTTTTTCAGCGGTTCAATATTCAGTCCCCAAG AGGCTGTCTATTTTATGGCCCCCCAGGAACAGGGAAAACACTAGTTGCTCGTGCACTTGCCAATGAATATAGCcgaagtgacagaaaaataccattttttatgAGAAGTGCTTTGGACTGCATGAGAAAATACGTGGGGGAATCAGAACGCCAACTTCGTGTGTTATTTGAACAGGTAAGGTTGAAATGCACAGTGTGTTCTGTCAGAGTTgaaaccattattttctgtggtcaacgtttttaa
- the LOC140000401 gene encoding ATPase family AAA domain-containing protein 2-like isoform X2, translating into MRKSMLRCSVSSFEESMAILRGTVNRRRFSRQSRKPKLEQKKEYNTVTRTLRSRAGAKTVRRVHGENRDLELRRSCRVRRSRYSTTNSSVLFDKLITNTAEVVLQKMDEMEQMRRCQRCWEDVEENLDIFTCVKSDFERTGPGSPDEVVQTSRGSENKENDGEDVPRRYNLRWRKPVDRYQAPMEIRQRDRERTNSGQPCSVRQKESLENAGSQKYRRRARRRHADDISDSTPSCSSPLLSTCDTEESGESSEDSESTSPRRTFRVKLQKQDLKRVQRDQKKVGGSQGDAMQIDSAIGFENVGGLSEHIAALKEMVIFPLLYPEVFQRFNIQSPRGCLFYGPPGTGKTLVARALANEYSRSDRKIPFFMRSALDCMRKYVGESERQLRVLFEQVRLKCTVCSVRVETIIFCGQRF; encoded by the exons ATGAGAAAAAGCATGCTGCGGTGTTCGGTCTCCAGCTTTGAAGAAAGTATGGCGATACTGAGGGGAACTGTCAACAGAAGACGCTTTTCAAG GCAGTCGAGAAAGccgaaattggaacaaaaaaaagaatacaacaCAG TCACCAGAACATTGAGGAGTAGAGCTGGTGCAAAAACTGTGAGACGAGTCCATGGAGAAAACAGGGACTTGGAGCTGCGCCGCAGCTGTAGAGTCCGACGCAGTCGGTACTCTACTACTAACTCGTCCGTTCTATTTGACAAACTTATAACAAA TACTGCGGAAGTTGTGCTacaaaaaatggatgaaatggaGCAGATGCGTAGATGCCAAAGATGTTGGGAAGATGTTGAG GAGAACCTTGATATCTTCACCTGTGTGAAGTCAGACTTTGAAAGAACTGGACCTGGCAGTCCAGATGAGGTTG TACAAACATCAAGAGGaagtgagaacaaagaaaatgacgGTGAAGATGTTCCAAGGCGTTACAACCTTCGATGGAGGAAACCTGTTGACCGCTACCAAGCTCCTATGGAAA taagACAAAGAGATCGAGAGAGGACTAACTCGGGCCAGCCCTGTTCTGTCAGACAGAAAGAGTCACTTGAAAATGCTGGGTCACAAAAATATAGAAGACGTGCCAG ACGGAGACATGCAGATGACATCAGTGATTCTACACCCTCTTGCTCATCTCCCTTGCTTAGCACATGTGATACGGAGGAGAGTGGTGAGAGCAGTGAGGACAGCGAGAGCACATCTCCAAGAAG GACTTTTCGagtgaaacttcagaaacaggacctaaAGAGAGTTCAGAGGGATCAAAAGAAAGTTGGAGGAAGTCAGGGAGATGCAATGCAAATAGATAGTGCG ATTGGATTTGAGAACGTGGGTGGTCTTTCCGAACACATCGCAGCTTTGAAAGAGATggtgatttttcccctcctgtatcCAGAAGTTTTTCAGCGGTTCAATATTCAGTCCCCAAG AGGCTGTCTATTTTATGGCCCCCCAGGAACAGGGAAAACACTAGTTGCTCGTGCACTTGCCAATGAATATAGCcgaagtgacagaaaaataccattttttatgAGAAGTGCTTTGGACTGCATGAGAAAATACGTGGGGGAATCAGAACGCCAACTTCGTGTGTTATTTGAACAGGTAAGGTTGAAATGCACAGTGTGTTCTGTCAGAGTTgaaaccattattttctgtggtcaacgtttttaa